A stretch of DNA from Acanthopagrus latus isolate v.2019 chromosome 7, fAcaLat1.1, whole genome shotgun sequence:
TAAGGCAAATAAGACCTGGTGCAATTTTGCAATTAAAGGCAGGAAGCGGGCATTGGTTGAATCCCGAAGAGCTACGTGTCGACTGCTGGACATATCTCAACGCAGCTGTCGGTAACACGAATTCCGTACCATCCTTTCCAGAAcagtgtgtctttgcctccGTGGGTAAAACAGATGTATCTTACTCCTGGTCCGTAGTTCTTGAATACATGGGTCAtctgaaaaatacacatcaaTATGTCTCAGTTGTTATTGGGCTTTTTTACCCTCTCTAAACATCGTCgtcataaataaatgacttgtgCTCTGTTCATACCTGATTCCATTTCTCCTCAGTCCACTGCTCAATGTAAATAGTCTTAGGAGCAAATATCTGAACAGGCTTCCCACTTTGATTCAGCAACTCTACTCGGATATGATATGAACTGCCACAGTCTGTTCTTGGGGCATACCTGCAACACACATGTAGATGCACATTCATGTAAAGGACTGTCATTTTTTCAGTGATAGTTTTGAATGTGGAACAGTCTTAATGTTTCATCCGAGTGATTTGGTACAGGTCGATATTACACTGCATGTAAGGAAGTATTGATAGCAAACGTGCTCATAGCTCATGAATATACATTTTACTACGACAGCCCTGAGAggcaagtgagaaaaacaaattgagGAAATCCATTTTAAATTCAGGGGCTTTGCTATAGAAAGATTTGAACACCTGTTGTAACAGTTTGGTTTTATTAGAATTTAGTGCAAAAGAGTGAAAAACATGCAATCAAAGTGATCAAACAGGTTGTAAACAAGCCAAAGTTAGCTGTGTTACCGAAGCATATTTATTTGGGGGTTAATGAAATGTTGAATGCACcaataaaacattattgttgcattcaacataaaaaaaatgtaattctagAGTTGAAACGGCAGCCAGACATTAACGCATAGTTTTAACAGAGTTTGGGTggtagttttattttattttcttaaccTGTATGATTGTCTggctgcttgtgtttctttcccCTCGCAGACACTTTGCAATCATGATGCTGCAATCACATATCTCAGCATTCACGGTTCACTCTCATACTTGATAGAAATTATAGCCAttaccacaaaaacaacaagacgtGATGAACTTGAATAACCTTTTAATCAACAAGACTCAGGTTTATTTTTCTTACCAGTCTGATATCCTGATGTCTGGCTGGAAGTGATCCATAAAAGATGGGTTATAACCTTCCTTCTCCAAATCAATACACTGCGACTTCTTGCACATTctgaacaacagaaaatgttttagcAACCACGTAATGAGAATATATCATATAAAatgaatgccttttttttatattttgcatcTCTCCTGCTCCCAGTGAATACTCACTCGAAAGAGGTCACAAAGTTGTTCCTGACCGTCTCATCTGGATGTGGCACTCTGAGTCCATGTACAGCCCATTCATCACCACCATTCTCCACAATCTGCCAGCCATTCAGGGCttctacaaaaacaaagaggagggttgtgagagaaagaaagggagtgCTAAGTTGTACTTCAGGAAAGTAAAATTTTCAGTAACCAAAGTTACTCCTGTCGCTTCTTACGTTCTCCTCTTGGATTCTTGAGAagatttcttctcttcttgcacaagaaataaaacaacctcCAGTCCTGGGGCGTTCTGGAACCATCATGGAGGAGATATCCCTCCCTTCGACACCTTTCTCTCCACAGAGATTCACTATCAGCCACTTCTTTCCACTGATAGCACACtaaccgacacacacacaccacctgaTCAGggggaagatggaggaagatCTCTTCCAGGATCTCCAGAAGAACAGGGAATAACTGACaagaaataaaaggaaacaaacaagatcAAACTAGATAATGAGTTACACCTGGAGCCATGTCCCCTACTGCTTCATTTCTTCAGTTAGTTTCACCTTtaataaacagacacagacacttTACACAAACAAGTGTTATGACCGGGTCATTCCTTAATATAATGTGTGATCTACCACCACATGCAGTGCGGTTGCATTCAAAGGAAATATTTGAGCAGCTGTAACTACAGAGGTAGAGCAGCCATCCACCAATCAGATGGTCTGTGTTCCAATGCCTGGTCCCTGCAGTCTGCACGTCAAAgtatccttgggcaagacactgaaccaagATGCAGGACATTATGCTCCTGGGGGcttttccatctgtgtgtgagtgcgtgtatGAATGGTCAacgctcctgatgagcaggtggcgCCTTGCATGGTAGCCTCTGCCAccagtgtgtgtaaatgctgaCTTGTGTACTTTGAGCGGTCATGAGAAAAGCACCATATAAATACAGTcaggaaaggaaatgagatatatatgatatatgtgagctgcaaaacaaagaaaaaagctttgGTCCTCGGGCCATCATGTTAGTGAATTCTATCCtctgtgtatgtctgtctcCCTTTTTGCTCTGCAGATTTGTACGCAATTTAATGTACAGTTTGTATAGATTGCAATTGTGATTAGAGGTCGACCAGTACATCTGCTGGCTGATATTGGCTGATATTGGCCGATCCTACATATATATTGGTATTGGCTCATATTGCAGTCAAATTGCAGTGATATGAAAACTTTAGACAATAAAGTGtaatgttaaactgtaaaatatcgTGCCTACGTAGAATATCTTTGTCACGAGTGTCTGATAACCACATCTGAGGGATCACTACAATAGCTCAATATCAGAAGATCGGTATCAACATCGGCCCCAAAAATCCAGATCCAGAAACACATGGACTAATAATCACACACTGATATACCTCATAGATTTCAGATTCCTATCTGTGACTCGTTATTTTTTAGTATTAATAATTTCCTTTTATAAAGTATCATTACTGCACACTTGTCTTTTAACACAGCCTTATGAAGATACCAACTTGATTTACCcttttattctgtgacatatttgaagttttattttgtgattcgAGAAGATTTTTGGacctgaaaagaaacaaaatgcgACACATTTGACATTTCCATGCATGGACACGTGTACACATATCCCATCACCCCTGACTGATTTTGAGTAGTGCATCTATTGCTGTTTGCTTGATGTAATCCTAAATTACACCAAATCCCAGAGCCTACTAACTTCAGTCCTGGGTTCCAGTGTGCAACTCATACGTACCCCTGAAAATAATCTTGACGGTGCCGTTACTGTAGCCGAGGTCGGTGTCTGACGCCGGAATAAATCCAAACATTCCTCCATGTCTTAATGTCTGGGACAGACAGCCAGACCAGAGACGTCTTCGCAGCCAGATATATACTCTTGCCAcagtttctctgtctttttttttctgaccttttggtatttaatatttgttgtAGTTTAACTTAACTTAACGCCGCACAAACGCTGGAtgtaagctaacgttagctacgaCAACGTTAACGTTACAAATACGACATGGAAGTGCACTTCGAGTTACCGTTAACGCTAGAGACATCTGATAGCGACgtggaaaaacagcaaacagctaAGCAGACTAATGTTGTAATTCAGTCGAAGTCAAGAAATGGATGTCGTGCTCCTTCAGTTAACAGTAGAATATATTGTTATCGTAGAAATATgacgttacttttgttttcgGTCACTTAAGCTCCAGTCAGTTCAGCCGTGGTGCGCTTGTTATTCACTCCCCTGCGACCAGGAGTCAGTAAGAAGGGTGGGCGGGGTTAATGTGATCTCCTTTGGATGTGGAGTTAACCAGTAAAGTAAAGTAGCGCTTGGCCAGCTAATCATTAACAAGCGCatatttaaaaactttaaagtgatgtattttgttttgatagtcATCATGATGTTAAAGACTCTATCACGTTGAAATCTATTATGGTCTGTTAAAAAAGTACCAAAAGCATTATACACATTTCCCATTTTCAGAATAATTCATACCATATAGTAATTTATAAGGcaaatgtgttcatcacttATGTTGCACCAGGTAAAAGTGGGgctgattttaattattttgtatgTCGGTGGCATCTTAACCTCAGCTATAATAttacataatttatttgttgatttcagccagtaatttgtatttgtaatctgaatctgcaaaggaACTTGTAACCAACTGTAAGATAAATGTAGTTCTgtaaaaagtgcaacatttccctctgaaattcAGTGGACTACAGGTGAAAAGCAGtataaatagagagagaaatatgaTATAGCCTGTAACATGTCTCTTGTGGTAtgtgcattttattgtatttccaTACCAATTTCGTATTGTGGTCTGAGGATACTGACCACTGACAGCTGCATATTTTAATTATGCTGTACATGTCAAAGCAAAAAGCAATGAGAAAAtagagatgttttatttaaaaaaaaaatgcattgaaaagacaataaaacaaagccaAGCAAATAAATtgttaatgattttttaaaaaagtaatctaATCGTGATCTATCGTAAAGCCCCGTTAAACATTAATGTTTGAAGGCCTCATTTAAATGAGCTGACAGTTTTAGCAGACCTCAGGTGTTCAGTAAGCTTGATCTACAAATGGGGAGCATAGACATAAAAAGCTGCTTTGCCTTGCTTGGTTTTGATCCAGGGAACTCTGAATAAACCTGTCCCTTATGACCTGAGGGGCTCTGGATGCTTTGTATGTACAGAGTAAACCAGAGATTGTACAAATTAGTTCCATTTCACCACTGTGTCCCTGACAATGAGCGTCTCCAGCCTCCAATGTATTGTGCTCCTGATCAATACAGCCTCTCAACAAGACTGTTTAATTCTTTTGATTATCTGGTTTGGTTATTGATTCCTGGAACACTTGGAATGCAAGCGTAATGAGCTGACAAAGGTTGCAATTGATTAACTTGTAAATAATGACTCTCTAACCAATCAGCTGACTTCCCATCAAGGAGCAGGGAGGCTTCCTCACAATAACAAAGAGCAACCCAAAACAGATTGTTTAAGAAGTCAGATTTTTACAAACAGAATGACTAAATACAAGCTCATTTAAGTGTCCTCCACACATGTAGGGAGTTTATCACACAATGAGTTGACATGTTTAGGTTATTATGTGTCTTTAATTATTCAGTACAAGTTGTCTTAGTCAGCTGCTGGAGAACTTTAGAGGAAACAAGGGTGATAATGTACTATTTTATA
This window harbors:
- the LOC119022280 gene encoding F-box only protein 6-like; the encoded protein is MEECLDLFRRQTPTSATVTAPSRLFSGLFPVLLEILEEIFLHLPPDQVVCVCRLVCYQWKEVADSESLWRERCRREGYLLHDGSRTPQDWRLFYFLCKKRRNLLKNPRGEQALNGWQIVENGGDEWAVHGLRVPHPDETVRNNFVTSFEMCKKSQCIDLEKEGYNPSFMDHFQPDIRISDWYAPRTDCGSSYHIRVELLNQSGKPVQIFAPKTIYIEQWTEEKWNQMTHVFKNYGPGVRYICFTHGGKDTLFWKGWYGIRVTDSCVEICPAVDT